One Persicobacter psychrovividus DNA window includes the following coding sequences:
- a CDS encoding phosphoribosylanthranilate isomerase, with protein MLWKVCGMRSDENIRQVAKLRPDFMGFIFYPKSPRHVEDLDQLVESFRHLNEETFTVAVMVNPTIAEAERIIKTRSFDYLQLHGKETPEFCASIKAKGVKVIKNFAMDENFDVTQLDRYRKCVDLFLFDTKTKQHGGSGETFDWKLLEQLPEDLPYLLSGGLSLKNIKRAKRLHAPAPQGIDVNSRFEIEPALKDVEKLKELKRILKEK; from the coding sequence AGCAAAGCTTAGACCCGATTTCATGGGCTTTATCTTTTACCCAAAATCTCCACGCCATGTGGAGGATCTCGATCAGTTGGTAGAAAGCTTTCGACACCTGAACGAAGAAACCTTTACGGTGGCGGTGATGGTGAACCCAACGATCGCCGAGGCGGAGCGAATTATCAAAACGCGCTCATTCGATTACCTGCAATTGCATGGGAAAGAAACGCCGGAGTTTTGTGCCTCAATCAAAGCCAAGGGAGTGAAAGTGATTAAGAACTTTGCGATGGATGAAAATTTCGATGTAACACAACTCGACCGCTATCGAAAATGTGTGGACTTATTTTTGTTCGATACAAAGACGAAACAACATGGAGGCAGTGGCGAAACCTTCGATTGGAAATTGTTGGAGCAATTGCCGGAAGACTTACCTTACCTGTTGAGTGGAGGGCTGAGCCTGAAAAACATAAAAAGAGCCAAACGTCTGCATGCACCCGCGCCACAAGGCATTGATGTAAACAGCCGTTTTGAAATTGAGCCCGCATTGAAGGATGTTGAAAAGCTCAAAGAACTAAAAAGAATTCTCAAGGAAAAATAA